The Thermoplasmata archaeon genome includes a region encoding these proteins:
- a CDS encoding isocitrate/isopropylmalate dehydrogenase family protein has protein sequence MAYRLVLLAGDGVGPEVMREGVKILKVVEGAYGLSFDLVPYPCGGQHYLETGEEWPDGAFESCKAADAILLGAVGLPEAVLPNGEIAGIGVVFGLRFGLDLYANVRPTKLYPNVRHKIHDGFKQVWEPGKVDFSIVRENTEGLYTPTRGFLERGGTRELAVDSRVITRKGAERVIRFAFELSKQRDGAPADRKRRVTCVDKSNVTAGCKLFRQVYDEVAVGYPTIQRDYAYIDAFQQWLIRSPEGYDVAVTSNVFGDIATDLAAVLQGGMGMAAGGNIGDAHAMFEPIHGSAPKHAGKDEVNPIAMILAVQMMLDWLGRRKADGTMREAAASVEKAVATVLKEGKTLTYDLGGAAKCSEVGTAVASALWKRPKGA, from the coding sequence ATGGCGTATAGGCTCGTCCTCCTCGCCGGAGACGGCGTGGGGCCCGAGGTGATGCGCGAGGGCGTCAAGATTCTCAAAGTCGTCGAAGGCGCGTACGGTCTCTCGTTCGATCTCGTCCCGTACCCGTGCGGCGGCCAGCACTACCTCGAGACGGGCGAGGAATGGCCCGACGGCGCGTTCGAGTCGTGCAAGGCCGCGGACGCGATCCTCCTCGGGGCCGTCGGGCTCCCGGAGGCCGTGCTGCCGAACGGCGAGATCGCGGGGATCGGGGTCGTCTTCGGATTGCGATTCGGCCTCGATCTTTACGCCAACGTTCGCCCGACGAAGCTCTACCCGAACGTCCGGCACAAGATCCACGACGGCTTCAAGCAGGTCTGGGAACCGGGCAAGGTCGATTTCTCGATTGTGCGGGAGAACACGGAGGGGCTCTACACGCCGACCCGAGGGTTCCTCGAACGCGGCGGCACGAGAGAGCTCGCGGTGGACAGCCGCGTCATCACGCGGAAGGGCGCGGAGCGCGTCATCCGCTTCGCCTTCGAGTTGTCAAAGCAGCGGGACGGCGCGCCGGCGGATCGGAAACGACGCGTGACGTGCGTCGACAAATCGAACGTGACCGCGGGTTGCAAACTGTTCCGCCAAGTCTACGACGAGGTCGCGGTCGGCTACCCGACGATCCAGAGGGACTACGCCTATATCGACGCGTTCCAGCAGTGGCTCATCCGGTCCCCGGAGGGCTACGACGTCGCCGTGACGTCGAACGTGTTCGGGGACATCGCGACAGACCTCGCGGCGGTCCTCCAAGGCGGCATGGGCATGGCCGCCGGAGGGAACATCGGCGACGCGCACGCGATGTTCGAGCCCATCCATGGGAGCGCGCCGAAGCACGCGGGGAAGGACGAGGTGAATCCGATCGCGATGATCCTGGCGGTCCAGATGATGCTCGACTGGCTCGGACGGCGCAAGGCGGACGGCACGATGCGAGAAGCCGCGGCCTCCGTCGAGAAGGCCGTCGCGACCGTCCTCAAGGAAGGCAAGACGCTCACCTACGACCTCGGCGGCGCCGCGAAGTGCAGCGAGGTCGGGACGGCCGTCGCGAGCGCCCTCTGGAAGCGTCCAAAGGGAGCGTAG
- a CDS encoding homoaconitate hydratase, whose protein sequence is MPKGIRIWEETLRDGEQTPGVAYTPEEKLRIARLLDEIRVPIMDTGIPVVSKEEARAVRMIAGEGLDATIMAAARTVRKDVDACIACDVDEIALFTAGSDLHIKLKLGMTREQVKEAAVRETEYAVAHGVAVSFVTEDTFRADLGFVVDLYNACADAGAHRAVVCDTVGIMTPPGVRWFFEQLRGRLKSTELSFHGHNDFGLAVANSLAAVEAGVQVPHTCVNGLGERAGNASFEELVLALEALYDYDTGIDVSRIYELSQLVEKLSGIPIGTNKPLVGPNAFAHESGIHAHGVIRHTATYEPIQPEKLGRQRTFVFGKHTGSLAVAEKLRARGIEASPEQVAELVRLIKGSAEARSKEDQQAFIVSLRERTERGRGVTDDEFWSLARKAGIEASGNRDA, encoded by the coding sequence ATGCCGAAAGGCATCCGCATCTGGGAGGAGACGTTGCGCGACGGCGAGCAGACGCCGGGCGTGGCGTACACGCCCGAGGAGAAACTTCGGATCGCGAGGCTCCTCGATGAGATTCGCGTCCCGATCATGGACACCGGTATCCCCGTCGTCTCCAAGGAGGAGGCGCGCGCCGTCCGGATGATCGCGGGCGAGGGGCTCGACGCGACGATCATGGCCGCCGCCCGCACGGTGCGCAAGGACGTCGACGCGTGCATCGCCTGCGATGTCGACGAGATCGCCCTCTTCACGGCGGGATCGGACCTGCACATCAAACTCAAGCTCGGCATGACGCGCGAGCAGGTGAAGGAAGCCGCGGTCCGCGAGACGGAGTATGCGGTCGCCCACGGCGTCGCGGTTTCCTTCGTCACGGAGGACACCTTCCGCGCGGACCTCGGTTTCGTCGTCGACCTCTACAACGCCTGTGCGGATGCGGGCGCCCACCGCGCGGTCGTGTGCGACACGGTCGGCATCATGACGCCGCCCGGGGTGCGATGGTTCTTCGAGCAGCTCCGGGGCCGCCTCAAGTCGACGGAGCTGTCGTTCCACGGCCACAACGACTTCGGCCTCGCGGTCGCGAACAGCCTCGCGGCGGTCGAGGCGGGGGTGCAGGTGCCTCACACGTGTGTGAATGGCCTCGGGGAGCGCGCCGGGAACGCGAGCTTCGAGGAACTCGTCCTCGCGCTGGAGGCGCTGTACGACTACGACACGGGGATCGACGTGTCCCGCATCTACGAACTCTCCCAGCTCGTGGAGAAGCTCAGCGGCATCCCGATCGGGACGAACAAGCCGCTCGTGGGCCCCAACGCCTTCGCCCACGAGTCCGGCATCCATGCCCATGGGGTGATCCGGCACACCGCGACCTACGAGCCGATCCAACCGGAGAAGCTCGGGAGGCAACGCACGTTCGTCTTCGGCAAGCACACCGGATCCCTCGCCGTCGCGGAGAAGCTCCGTGCGCGCGGCATCGAGGCGTCGCCGGAGCAAGTGGCGGAGCTCGTCCGGCTCATCAAGGGGTCCGCCGAGGCGCGTTCGAAGGAGGATCAGCAGGCGTTCATCGTCTCGCTCCGGGAACGCACGGAGCGGGGCCGCGGCGTGACGGACGACGAGTTCTGGTCGCTCGCCCGGAAAGCGGGCATCGAGGCGTCCGGAAATCGCGACGCATGA
- a CDS encoding EamA family transporter, with the protein MSPRRSQVAAFALLCIIWGSTWLAIRIGLEGAPPFLAASLRFAVASLTLLVLAFALRSKWPQNRTEWALVGFVGIVLFTADYGLIYWGENNGVESGLSAILFASFPLQTALVANAFLKAERLTLQKLLGIVVGFGGVVLIFRGQLATAGLEKVVPMLAIVVAATCAAFATIALKRWGHETEPVTFNAASMAVGAAGLAAVSLVASEPWQIPSWPQGLGAILYLALAGSVVTFVAWQWLLKQIQATYVSFIALIIPVVAIFLGVSLGGEVFDPLAIVGAAVTLGGIYLSLLKRAASGVPGIAGETVAVGEAGPPAPSDARR; encoded by the coding sequence GTGAGCCCTCGGCGGTCCCAGGTCGCTGCGTTCGCGCTGCTGTGCATCATCTGGGGATCCACGTGGCTCGCGATCCGCATCGGCCTGGAGGGCGCGCCCCCCTTCCTTGCCGCGTCCCTCCGGTTCGCCGTGGCCTCCCTCACACTCCTCGTCCTCGCGTTCGCCCTCCGGTCGAAGTGGCCGCAAAACCGCACGGAGTGGGCCCTCGTCGGGTTCGTCGGGATCGTCCTCTTCACCGCGGACTACGGGCTCATCTACTGGGGCGAGAACAACGGGGTGGAGAGCGGCCTCTCCGCGATCTTGTTCGCGTCGTTCCCCCTGCAGACCGCCCTCGTGGCCAATGCGTTCCTGAAGGCGGAGCGCCTCACCCTGCAGAAACTGCTCGGGATCGTCGTCGGCTTCGGCGGGGTCGTCCTCATTTTCCGCGGCCAGCTCGCGACGGCGGGCCTCGAGAAAGTGGTCCCCATGCTGGCGATCGTCGTCGCCGCGACGTGCGCCGCGTTCGCGACCATCGCCTTGAAACGGTGGGGCCACGAGACCGAGCCGGTCACGTTCAACGCCGCGTCGATGGCCGTCGGTGCGGCGGGCTTGGCCGCGGTCTCGCTCGTCGCGAGCGAGCCATGGCAGATCCCCTCGTGGCCGCAAGGGCTCGGCGCAATCCTCTATCTCGCGCTCGCCGGGTCCGTCGTCACGTTCGTGGCCTGGCAATGGCTCCTGAAGCAAATCCAAGCGACCTACGTGTCCTTCATCGCCCTCATCATCCCGGTCGTCGCGATCTTCCTCGGCGTCTCCCTCGGAGGCGAGGTGTTCGATCCCCTCGCAATCGTGGGTGCGGCCGTGACGCTCGGCGGGATTTACCTGTCCCTGCTCAAGCGCGCCGCCTCGGGGGTCCCGGGCATCGCCGGCGAGACCGTCGCCGTCGGGGAAGCCGGTCCTCCGGCACCTTCCGACGCGAGGAGGTAG
- a CDS encoding 3-isopropylmalate dehydratase large subunit, giving the protein MTALTMSEKILARASHVGVVRPGQIVDGAVDLLYMHEMLAMALLPFNEIGTIKVWDPEKIVVTLDHWVPPPTPEIAAMHQTIRDFCHKQGIKRFHDVGDHGIVHQLIAERGYAHPWDLVIGSDSHTNMVGAVGAFAAGIGATDTAAVMATGRLWLRVPETIRVDIRGTLANRTGAKDVILKVIGTTGDDGARYAAVEFAGPTVTAFPMNERFVLCNMTTEMGAKVGMIEADEATKAYLAHAGQPFRPIESDEDASFAKTYAFDVDGMGPQVACPSNPANLKPVEDVEGTKIDVAFLGSCTNARIEDLRIAAELLRGEKVAPRVRFQITPASQIIYRQALKEGLVEVFLDAGATFTSSTCGPCFGGHLGTLAGDEVCISSTNRNYPGRMGSPQAQVYLASPWTVAASAIHGEITDPRKV; this is encoded by the coding sequence ATGACCGCGCTCACGATGTCGGAGAAGATCCTCGCGCGCGCGAGCCACGTCGGCGTCGTCCGGCCGGGACAGATCGTCGACGGCGCCGTCGACCTGCTCTACATGCACGAGATGCTCGCGATGGCCCTCCTGCCGTTCAACGAGATCGGCACGATAAAGGTCTGGGACCCGGAGAAGATCGTCGTCACGCTGGACCACTGGGTCCCGCCGCCGACGCCCGAGATAGCGGCGATGCACCAGACGATCCGGGACTTCTGCCACAAGCAGGGGATCAAGCGGTTCCACGACGTCGGGGATCACGGCATCGTCCACCAGCTCATCGCCGAGCGGGGCTACGCCCATCCGTGGGACCTCGTGATCGGGAGCGACAGCCACACGAACATGGTCGGGGCCGTCGGCGCGTTCGCGGCGGGGATCGGCGCGACGGACACGGCGGCCGTGATGGCGACTGGGCGCCTGTGGCTCCGTGTGCCGGAGACGATCCGCGTCGACATCCGCGGTACGTTAGCGAACCGCACGGGCGCGAAGGACGTCATCCTCAAGGTCATCGGCACGACGGGCGACGACGGCGCGCGCTACGCGGCCGTGGAGTTCGCCGGGCCGACGGTGACGGCGTTCCCGATGAACGAGCGGTTCGTCCTATGCAACATGACCACGGAGATGGGGGCGAAAGTCGGGATGATCGAGGCGGACGAAGCCACGAAAGCGTATCTGGCCCATGCAGGCCAGCCGTTCCGGCCCATCGAGTCTGACGAGGATGCCTCGTTCGCCAAGACGTACGCCTTCGACGTCGACGGGATGGGCCCGCAGGTCGCGTGCCCGTCGAACCCTGCGAACCTGAAGCCGGTCGAGGACGTCGAGGGGACGAAGATCGATGTCGCGTTCCTCGGCTCCTGCACGAACGCCCGGATCGAGGATTTGCGAATCGCGGCGGAACTCCTGAGAGGCGAGAAGGTGGCGCCCCGGGTGCGGTTCCAAATCACGCCCGCCTCCCAGATTATCTACCGCCAAGCGCTCAAGGAGGGCCTCGTGGAGGTCTTCCTGGACGCGGGCGCGACGTTCACGTCGTCTACGTGCGGCCCGTGCTTCGGTGGCCACCTTGGTACTTTGGCGGGCGATGAGGTCTGCATCTCCTCGACGAACCGCAACTACCCAGGCCGCATGGGTTCGCCGCAAGCCCAGGTGTATCTCGCGAGCCCGTGGACCGTCGCGGCCTCGGCGATCCACGGAGAGATCACGGACCCGCGAAAGGTCTAG
- a CDS encoding winged helix DNA-binding domain-containing protein has product MRLESASVAAPSVSPERVAAFRLARHHLSERAPTSALARVAGDMVGAQAQVLSAAQISLWARTRGLRLEDVNAALSEQRTLVKTWCLRGTLHIIPSNDFAVFVRGSARRGARWTAWMLRAGIPIDAVDRLLEAVRDVLDRPLTRMEIAGRIRDTLGIKIAAKSGRGWGGPSNATGFQIAGTTLSLDGIMFLAGQRGLACFGPMRGAEATFVRPEDWLPNWHDMPAEKAEPELLRRYLRGHGPATVPDYARWTYMTAADTRDVWRRLEPEMAPVDVAGRVGWVLRGDLAALRRAKLDGPIVRLLPSFDSLLLGLVDKGHLVDATHYKRIYRPQGWLSPVVLVDGRAAGVWSYERKGRRLAVRVEAFRRFPAAVRSRVTDESEDLRRFFGIPEVTVAFR; this is encoded by the coding sequence ATGAGATTGGAGTCGGCCTCCGTGGCCGCGCCAAGCGTCTCGCCGGAACGAGTCGCAGCCTTCCGCCTCGCGAGGCACCACCTGTCTGAACGCGCGCCGACCTCGGCCTTGGCGCGGGTCGCAGGCGACATGGTGGGCGCGCAGGCCCAGGTCCTGTCTGCGGCGCAGATCTCCCTATGGGCGCGGACTCGGGGCTTGCGGCTCGAAGACGTCAATGCGGCGCTCTCCGAACAGCGGACTCTCGTGAAGACATGGTGCCTCCGAGGAACGCTTCACATCATCCCTTCCAACGACTTCGCGGTGTTCGTTCGCGGATCGGCACGGCGGGGCGCCCGCTGGACCGCGTGGATGCTTCGCGCTGGGATCCCGATCGACGCGGTCGACCGGCTCCTCGAGGCGGTGCGGGATGTGCTGGACCGGCCCCTCACGCGAATGGAAATCGCGGGACGGATTCGAGACACGCTCGGCATCAAGATCGCTGCGAAGTCGGGCCGCGGCTGGGGTGGGCCATCGAACGCGACCGGATTCCAGATCGCCGGCACCACCTTGTCCCTCGATGGGATCATGTTCCTCGCGGGTCAGCGGGGCCTCGCCTGTTTCGGTCCAATGCGCGGCGCGGAGGCGACGTTCGTCCGCCCGGAGGACTGGCTCCCGAACTGGCACGACATGCCCGCCGAGAAGGCCGAACCCGAACTCCTGAGGCGCTACCTTCGGGGGCACGGCCCCGCGACGGTGCCGGATTACGCCCGCTGGACGTACATGACTGCCGCCGACACCCGCGATGTCTGGCGACGTCTCGAACCGGAGATGGCCCCCGTCGACGTGGCAGGACGGGTCGGTTGGGTGTTGCGCGGGGACCTGGCCGCGCTGCGACGGGCGAAGCTCGACGGGCCGATCGTCCGCCTCCTACCATCCTTCGATTCGTTGCTCCTCGGCCTGGTGGACAAGGGCCACCTCGTGGACGCGACGCACTACAAGCGCATCTACCGCCCGCAGGGATGGCTCTCGCCGGTCGTCCTCGTGGATGGCCGGGCTGCGGGTGTGTGGTCGTACGAACGGAAAGGGCGGCGACTCGCGGTCCGCGTGGAGGCGTTCCGCCGATTCCCTGCGGCGGTCCGCTCTCGAGTCACGGATGAATCGGAAGACCTCCGGCGGTTCTTCGGTATCCCCGAGGTCACCGTCGCCTTTCGCTGA
- a CDS encoding deaminase: MGTIERPSLESLIMDFATSLTRRATCKRFQVGCVIASEDMTQIYGFGYNGTARGLSHDDCKADQPGGCGCVHSEVNALIKVRVNDPRKVVFVTAQPCITCAKAIVNSGVSKVYYRATYRSDEGLDIIRKVGVEVERV; this comes from the coding sequence ATGGGGACGATCGAACGACCGAGTCTTGAGAGCCTCATCATGGACTTCGCGACGTCCCTCACCCGACGGGCCACGTGCAAACGATTCCAGGTCGGATGCGTCATCGCGTCCGAAGACATGACCCAAATCTACGGATTCGGGTACAATGGGACCGCAAGAGGACTATCTCACGACGATTGCAAAGCCGACCAGCCCGGCGGGTGCGGCTGCGTTCACTCGGAGGTAAACGCGCTGATCAAGGTGCGGGTCAACGACCCAAGGAAGGTCGTCTTCGTGACCGCCCAGCCGTGCATCACATGCGCCAAGGCGATCGTGAATTCGGGCGTCTCGAAGGTGTACTACCGAGCCACGTATCGGTCCGACGAAGGCCTCGACATCATCCGAAAGGTGGGAGTCGAGGTCGAACGCGTCTGA
- a CDS encoding aspartyl protease family protein, which translates to MCPAPMGIVHTRVIVFSADLSRREVLDMIVDTGSFLTWVPKETMVKLGHRPSEMRQFRTVDGKVIDRPVCEARIECEGRRASTFVVFARPRDAPVLGAYALEGLGLEVEPSARALKRVDVYLALATG; encoded by the coding sequence ATGTGTCCCGCCCCCATGGGCATCGTCCACACGCGAGTCATCGTCTTCTCGGCGGACCTTTCGCGTCGGGAAGTACTTGACATGATTGTCGACACGGGCTCGTTCTTGACTTGGGTGCCGAAGGAGACGATGGTGAAGCTCGGGCATCGGCCTTCCGAGATGCGCCAATTCCGGACCGTCGACGGGAAGGTGATCGATCGGCCGGTTTGCGAGGCCAGGATCGAATGCGAGGGACGACGGGCTAGTACGTTCGTGGTCTTCGCGCGGCCTCGAGACGCCCCTGTGCTTGGTGCATATGCCTTGGAGGGTTTGGGGCTTGAGGTCGAACCCAGCGCCCGGGCGCTCAAGCGAGTGGACGTCTACCTCGCGCTCGCGACCGGCTAG
- a CDS encoding DUF1761 domain-containing protein, translating to MALMLDVNFFIAIIAATIVSFVIGGLWYGPLFGKAWMAAMGKTEADREAMRKQAPKGFVVALVGAFIASFVLGILLQYARLANVGLPAGVVGGLALGFLVWFGFPLTGMITGAIFEGASGKLVGINLGHALVTFLAMGLVLGIWV from the coding sequence ATGGCATTAATGCTGGACGTGAACTTCTTCATCGCCATCATCGCGGCGACAATCGTGAGTTTCGTGATCGGGGGACTGTGGTATGGACCCCTCTTTGGGAAGGCGTGGATGGCCGCCATGGGGAAGACCGAGGCGGACCGGGAGGCGATGCGAAAGCAAGCGCCGAAAGGGTTCGTGGTCGCGCTCGTCGGCGCCTTCATCGCGTCGTTCGTGCTCGGGATCTTGCTTCAATACGCTCGGCTGGCGAACGTCGGGTTGCCCGCCGGGGTCGTCGGAGGGCTGGCGCTCGGATTCCTCGTCTGGTTCGGGTTCCCGTTGACCGGGATGATCACCGGGGCCATCTTCGAAGGCGCCTCCGGAAAGCTCGTCGGGATCAACCTCGGCCACGCCCTCGTAACCTTCCTCGCGATGGGGCTCGTCCTCGGGATCTGGGTCTGA
- a CDS encoding enoyl-CoA hydratase/isomerase family protein has translation MPQGPGLRAERKGPVAVLRIENPPWNLLTLSMVAALATSVAELEKDDSVRSVVVTGDGRTHFCAGADMGEWSRLGPKEAQAEISRGQDSFWALEHLTKPTIAAVAGSARGVGAELALACDIRIADESAMFSYPEVDLGWMPSHGATARLSKIVGRSRALEILLSGKEVKALDALRLGMVDHLASPGGAFDQAEALATAFAAKPRPAVKAIKRALTEGDEKPYRNRFLLESQHAVQLAWTDEYKAAMERLREKSP, from the coding sequence ATGCCCCAGGGGCCCGGCCTCCGCGCGGAACGGAAAGGACCCGTGGCCGTCCTCCGAATCGAGAACCCCCCGTGGAATCTCCTGACGCTCTCCATGGTCGCGGCCCTCGCGACGTCCGTCGCAGAACTCGAGAAGGACGACTCCGTCCGTTCGGTCGTCGTGACGGGGGATGGCCGCACGCACTTCTGCGCGGGCGCCGACATGGGCGAGTGGTCCCGACTCGGTCCGAAGGAAGCGCAAGCCGAGATCAGCCGGGGGCAAGATTCATTCTGGGCGCTCGAGCATCTCACGAAGCCGACGATCGCCGCGGTCGCGGGTTCGGCGCGCGGGGTCGGGGCCGAACTCGCCCTCGCGTGCGACATCCGCATCGCGGACGAGAGCGCCATGTTCTCGTACCCGGAGGTGGACCTTGGATGGATGCCGAGCCACGGGGCGACGGCGAGGCTCTCCAAGATCGTCGGTCGATCGAGGGCGCTCGAGATCCTCTTGAGCGGGAAAGAAGTGAAGGCGCTCGACGCGCTCCGCCTCGGGATGGTCGACCATCTCGCCTCTCCCGGCGGGGCGTTCGACCAGGCGGAAGCCCTTGCGACCGCATTCGCCGCGAAGCCCCGGCCGGCGGTGAAGGCGATCAAACGGGCGCTCACGGAAGGGGACGAGAAACCGTACCGCAACCGCTTCCTCCTCGAGTCGCAGCATGCGGTCCAGCTCGCTTGGACGGACGAGTACAAGGCCGCGATGGAGCGACTTCGCGAGAAGAGTCCCTGA
- a CDS encoding long-chain fatty acid--CoA ligase, translating to MHAEAASARPWSGSWPEGVPRSLDYPDIPLAELLRRTARDYGDRAAVTFYGKSLSYRELDAAVDRFAAGLRRIGVRVGDRVSLLLPNTPHFVVAFFAVLRAGGVVAQTNPIYVPRELEQIWNDAGVETVVALDLFWANVSKAKTRSPVKRVIVCDVREFLRTPLRQLYPMKRRHDLKKQGHWPLDIPREPWVYRFADLARTPADPSQEARVAPDDIAVLQYTGGTTGTPKGAMLTHRNLVANALQTSAWFAVGSTGPERVLGVLPLFHVYGLTAVMLFSVVRGNEMVLYPNPREIGAILKLIDKTKPAEFPGAPTMYIAILRHPKLAKYDLRSIRACVSGAAPLPNEVRRQFEAATGGRLVEGYGLTEASPVTHCNPLNGVVKECIGIPVPDTDAKIVDPDDATKELPQGAVGELAVRGPQVMKGYWNKPEETAAVLRDGWLLTGDIATMDPDGYFSIVDRKKDMILCSGYNVYPREVEEVLFMHPAVADAAAIGVPDPYRGETVKAFVVLKAGMAASGDDIIAFCKERLAPFKVPKQIEFTADLPKSLVGKVLRRELRERELAKRPAADRAS from the coding sequence ATGCACGCGGAAGCGGCGTCGGCGAGGCCATGGTCCGGGAGCTGGCCGGAGGGCGTACCGAGATCCCTCGACTATCCGGATATCCCGCTCGCGGAGCTGCTCCGCCGCACCGCGCGGGACTACGGCGATCGTGCTGCGGTGACGTTCTACGGCAAGTCCTTGTCGTATCGAGAACTCGACGCGGCCGTCGACCGGTTCGCGGCGGGTTTGCGCCGGATCGGCGTGCGGGTCGGGGACCGCGTCTCCCTTCTCCTCCCGAACACGCCCCATTTCGTCGTCGCCTTCTTCGCGGTGTTGCGGGCGGGAGGCGTCGTGGCGCAGACGAATCCGATCTATGTGCCGCGGGAGCTCGAACAGATCTGGAACGACGCCGGCGTCGAGACCGTCGTCGCACTCGACCTGTTCTGGGCCAACGTTTCCAAGGCGAAGACGCGGTCGCCCGTGAAACGCGTCATCGTCTGCGATGTCCGCGAGTTCCTCCGGACCCCGCTCCGCCAGCTCTACCCGATGAAGAGGCGGCACGACCTCAAGAAGCAGGGCCACTGGCCGCTCGACATTCCGAGGGAGCCTTGGGTGTACCGATTCGCCGACCTGGCGCGAACTCCCGCCGATCCGAGCCAGGAGGCCCGCGTGGCGCCGGACGACATCGCGGTCCTCCAGTACACGGGCGGGACGACGGGGACGCCCAAAGGGGCGATGCTCACGCACCGCAACCTCGTCGCGAATGCGCTGCAGACGTCCGCCTGGTTCGCCGTGGGTTCCACCGGGCCCGAGCGCGTGCTCGGCGTGCTCCCCTTGTTCCATGTCTACGGACTCACCGCGGTCATGCTCTTCTCCGTCGTCCGGGGCAACGAGATGGTCCTCTACCCGAACCCGAGGGAGATCGGCGCGATCCTCAAGCTGATCGACAAGACGAAGCCGGCGGAATTCCCCGGCGCCCCGACGATGTACATCGCGATCCTCCGCCATCCGAAGCTCGCGAAGTACGACCTCCGCTCGATCCGAGCGTGCGTCTCGGGCGCCGCGCCGCTCCCGAACGAGGTGCGGAGGCAGTTCGAGGCCGCCACCGGAGGGCGGCTCGTGGAAGGCTACGGCCTCACGGAGGCGTCGCCCGTCACGCACTGCAACCCGCTGAACGGCGTGGTGAAGGAGTGCATCGGGATCCCGGTCCCGGACACGGACGCGAAGATCGTCGATCCCGACGACGCGACGAAGGAACTCCCGCAAGGCGCGGTCGGGGAGCTTGCCGTCCGCGGTCCACAGGTGATGAAAGGATACTGGAACAAACCCGAGGAGACGGCGGCCGTGCTGCGGGACGGATGGCTCCTGACCGGCGACATCGCCACGATGGACCCGGACGGGTACTTCTCGATCGTCGACCGCAAGAAGGACATGATCCTGTGCTCCGGATACAACGTGTACCCGCGGGAAGTCGAGGAAGTCCTTTTCATGCATCCGGCCGTCGCGGACGCCGCCGCGATCGGCGTCCCGGACCCGTACCGCGGCGAGACGGTCAAGGCGTTCGTCGTGCTCAAGGCCGGGATGGCCGCGTCGGGCGACGACATCATCGCCTTCTGCAAGGAGCGCCTCGCGCCGTTCAAGGTGCCCAAACAGATTGAGTTCACGGCCGACCTGCCAAAGTCCCTCGTCGGGAAGGTCCTCCGCCGGGAGCTCCGGGAACGGGAGCTCGCCAAGCGGCCGGCCGCGGACCGGGCTTCTTAG
- a CDS encoding peroxiredoxin — protein sequence MRLPAVALRSTAGHSVNLAAARGTTVVYVYPHTGRPDVPTPKEWDLIPGARGCTPESCAFRDHHAELRALGAQVYGVSTDTREWQREAVGRLHLPFELLSDADRSWSKSLRLPTFEFEGHVFLKRLTLILANDRVKKVFYPVFPPDRHPEDVIGYLQTERPPR from the coding sequence ATGCGACTCCCAGCCGTCGCCTTACGATCGACCGCGGGCCATTCCGTCAATCTCGCCGCCGCGCGAGGGACGACCGTCGTCTACGTCTATCCGCACACGGGTCGGCCCGACGTGCCGACGCCGAAAGAATGGGACCTCATCCCCGGGGCCCGCGGGTGCACGCCCGAGTCGTGCGCGTTCCGAGACCACCATGCAGAACTTCGCGCGCTCGGGGCCCAGGTATACGGCGTGAGCACGGACACCCGGGAGTGGCAGCGAGAAGCGGTCGGGCGACTCCACCTTCCTTTCGAATTGCTAAGCGATGCCGACCGATCGTGGTCGAAGTCCCTCCGCCTCCCGACGTTCGAGTTCGAGGGCCACGTGTTCCTGAAGCGGCTTACGCTCATCCTCGCAAATGATCGCGTGAAGAAAGTGTTCTATCCGGTTTTTCCACCGGATCGCCATCCGGAAGATGTCATCGGCTATCTACAGACAGAACGCCCGCCGCGATGA
- a CDS encoding 3-isopropylmalate dehydratase small subunit, which translates to MQTRFKGRVWTFGDDISTDHIIAGKYLGTTDPKVFAEHAFEAMDPTWAKRVQAGDIVVAGANFGCGSSREQAPIALKTLGISSILANSFARIFFRNAINLGFPVIECAGLREKVKTGDTVEIDMARGEVHLPDASVMRFAPLPPNVLEILEAGGLVPKLRKELAAKSS; encoded by the coding sequence ATGCAGACCCGCTTCAAGGGCCGGGTGTGGACGTTCGGCGACGACATCTCCACGGATCATATCATCGCGGGCAAGTATCTCGGGACGACGGACCCGAAGGTATTCGCGGAGCACGCGTTCGAAGCCATGGATCCGACGTGGGCGAAAAGAGTCCAGGCCGGAGACATTGTCGTCGCGGGAGCCAACTTCGGATGCGGCTCGAGCCGGGAGCAAGCTCCGATTGCGCTGAAGACGCTCGGGATCAGCTCGATCCTCGCGAATTCGTTCGCCCGCATTTTCTTCCGGAACGCGATCAATCTCGGATTCCCGGTGATCGAGTGTGCAGGGCTCCGTGAGAAAGTGAAGACCGGGGACACGGTCGAGATCGACATGGCCCGCGGCGAGGTCCATCTGCCGGATGCGAGCGTGATGCGGTTCGCGCCCCTCCCTCCAAACGTCCTCGAGATTCTCGAAGCGGGTGGGCTCGTCCCGAAATTGCGGAAGGAGCTCGCGGCGAAATCGTCGTGA